Part of the Panicum virgatum strain AP13 chromosome 4N, P.virgatum_v5, whole genome shotgun sequence genome is shown below.
CAGCTCACTAGCAACTGATTTTGTAACACAGAAAAACAGCTCCACAAAATTTTCCAAAGAGGAGCTGGAGCCAGCTTTGAGGGCAGTTCTTATGATGCTCCTCTCTCCTAGCCAATACATTTTTTCTGAGGCAAGTTCTAAATTTCTGAAAGTTGTTCTGCCATTAGGTGATGAATGTATGAACATTCTATTGTCGTCAATAGAATCTAATGTTACCAGAAATCTCTCCGGATCTTTCGACTGTGTGAAAATTATGAACAACCTCATGAATCTTGCATGCTTGGTAATAGTGCAATCTAACCATAGTCTGAACAAGAGGAGTGTTGTAGGTGTATTATCCACCATTATAAAGGAATGTCTACACAATCGTTTGTACATTACGAGGTCAAACATTGCTTCACATCTGCAATTTTGTTTTGATGGAGGTTCATGTTGCTATCTCACTGAAGAATGGGAGGGTGAAAATGTTATCCTATTTTATGGTCTCGTGGTGTTGTATAATGTGCTGAGGAGAGTCAGCCTTGTTTGTATTCACTGTGAAAAGAATTTGGATGGGGGGATTGTGTGCCATGATTGCAGAGAGTACTACAATGAAGGTTTAATAAGAGTCCTTGAGCATGCATTGGGTCAAAACTTGAGCCCAGGACCCAAGTCCTACATTGTACATATACTGAGTTTGTTTGGGTTTTGTGGGTTTCCAAGCAAGTTCGGAGCAAAGATGAGAAGTGCATTATGTGATAATGAGCTAGTTGATCTGGAACTTTTGCTTGCAGACAGTGAACCTCTAAGTGTTCATGCAGCTATCCTATCAGTAAGATGTCCTAAACTTTTGCCATCTGAAAAATCACTTGTCCATGATGGGAAAACAACTGTTGAAGGGAGTAGAAGATCACTTTATCATGTCCGAATGTCTGATCGTGTAGATAGTAATGCTCTGAAGAAAATTTTGGAATACGCATACACTGGTTTTGTCATGGTAGATGCTGACATTGTTAGGCCTGTAAAGACACTTGCGAAGTATTGTCACTTGAAATCACTGCAAGAGGTGCTTCAGAGAGAGCAACCCAGATGGAGCTCTGACTGTCCCAGATATGATCTTACTGCAGCAGTTGAACCAGCTGAACATTCATTCTCGTAAGTACCTCAAATGGTTGACATTGTTTTTACTGATTCTAACCTGCCGCTTAAAAGGTCACAGTGCATAAACTTGCACTGCCTTGGTTTTGCTAAACCTTGATGTACTTGATTCATGCTACTTCCAGGGACATAATTCTGGAGGCACAATCAAATGAAAAAATGGAGTGTCACCACGGCTCATGCAAACTATCAACTCCACATGTCCATAGCCATAAAATTGTTTTGAGCATGAGCTGCGATTACCTTCGCGCATTATTTCAATCTGGGATGCATGAGAGGTTATCCTTTTAAGCATACTGTTGTAGAGGAGTTTGTCTTAATCCAAACTGCTTTAGAACTTCCATACTGCAGTATTTCATTACCACGCTCCTATATGTTTCAAAAATTTGACAATATCCATGACTGCAGCTTTGCAGAGGCTATCAGAGTTCCGGTCGGGTGGGGAGCCCTGGATAAACTACTCCAGTGGTTCTACTCAGGGGAGCTTCCCAGAATCCCCCCGGATTGCCGATGGAAGAACATGAGCGCGGAAGAGCAGCTGTCCCATCTAAAACCCTACGCGGAGCTGTCGTCCCTGGCCGAGTTCTGGTTCCTGGAGGGGGTGAAGGCAGCAAGCCTTGCTGCGGTGGCGTCCTGCCTGAACTCCAGCACAGGCGCCTCCCTCGAGTTCATCGGCTTCGCTGCCAACTTGGGGCAGTGGGACCTGGTGGAGGCCGCCGTCGGCAGCGTGGCGCACCTGTACCCGAGGCTGCGGGACTCGAGTCAGCTGGAGCAGCTCGACGAGGACGTGCTCAACATGCTGCGGGCAGAGTACGTTCGGTACTCGCAGCACCGCGGCGGAAGTTACTGAGTCCCGAGTGTGGTGTGATGACCTGTAATCGTGCCGTATGTTGTGTCGGGGTacacgagatttttttttttttgcgggtagagGTACACGAGATCAGCACGGTGGTTTGGGGAGTGTACGTTTTTGTCACCGAGTGTACAGTATGTTAGTGACTTGGTGTATGATGTAAACGTAAAATGGCCTTCTTTGCGTGGTGGTGCGCATGCTGATGCTGTGTATCTCGGTTCACAAGAGCTAGCCGTGCCTGAGCTCCACGGGGTGGAAGTAACTGAACCCTGAAACTTCGTCGTCGTGACGCGCGTTGCGCTTCGTTGAGGTGGACGTGGTCCGGCGCGGTCGTTGGGGACCGGCGACACTGCACGTCTAATTTTTCACTGAGCACGTACAGTAATTCATGGACCCGTGAGATGACGGGCATCTCGTTGGAGCACTGCACAGTTGGGCTGTCTCCACGTTGGTGAAAGGCGAACGCACTGGTTGTGCTGTACTGTTGTACCGACTAGGCGACTACCGATTATTACCTGAGACCGAGACCTGCTGCATAGCTCATCGCCGTCGGCGTCCTCATTGGGCACGCCGATCTCGCCGGATCCCCCTGAACATGAACCCTGCTGCGCAGATCTGGGGATCCGGCGGCCAAGTGGCACTGACGAGCCCAGCTCAGCGCCCCACTCCAGCTCGCCACCCGCATAGACATCACGCGCAACGGACGCCGCAGCCGCTGATCCGTTATCACTCGCTCCGCGACAGGAATTGGTAGCTGCCAGTCTGCCACTACCAGCACCGGCTTCTCCTCCCTGTTGCTCCAAAACTAACCCAACGGGCCAAAACAAATCTCTGTCCACCATTGCCAGTTGCTTCCAAGAACTCCAAAAAAAACAAGTAAAAAACTCAGCAGCAACATGGGTGGGAGGAGGGggctgagcagcagcagcagtgagcaaggccgtgtttagttatttatatgtaaaaattttgc
Proteins encoded:
- the LOC120668421 gene encoding BTB/POZ domain-containing protein At1g04390-like isoform X2, with the protein product MRPAFSASKPSPSGREKGRRKGAAEQLLADQVLSLRARLHAALGLGLTKSDGHGAKRWQSTDAGIQSHVLKAVAAFVGSLSNEALRLAPVKESISDILLALQGILKTNNVSVLIQAADVSLKFVSSIGNSVCQYPISEMVSSLSCQLSADQLHIAVPCASALTCILNSLVTARASTQAEIWEALEKTNAVASVISALQNYAPDVHPLNYLTEIISLLRSFLWIWPSSRYHAWSNCNLMAKLAQYCLSAETTVAVKILKLYAALALCGNGAMILLKNEELIPKICDLMGKSHPSVTRIEALKLFQVLLRSPRGCNQLMTSHYLPIVQGITNAISEIDEKSLVTEGCRTALLALRYHGNHHRCFWSDSIDEVLYKIIAGSCSSEHQTHQMLCHGTSSLATDFVTQKNSSTKFSKEELEPALRAVLMMLLSPSQYIFSEASSKFLKVVLPLGDECMNILLSSIESNVTRNLSGSFDCVKIMNNLMNLACLVIVQSNHSLNKRSVVGVLSTIIKECLHNRLYITRSNIASHLQFCFDGGSCCYLTEEWEGENVILFYGLVVLYNVLRRVSLVCIHCEKNLDGGIVCHDCREYYNEGLIRVLEHALGQNLSPGPKSYIVHILSLFGFCGFPSKFGAKMRSALCDNELVDLELLLADSEPLSVHAAILSVRCPKLLPSEKSLVHDGKTTVEGSRRSLYHVRMSDRVDSNALKKILEYAYTGFVMVDADIVRPVKTLAKYCHLKSLQEVLQREQPRWSSDCPRYDLTAAVEPAEHSFSDIILEAQSNEKMECHHGSCKLSTPHVHSHKIVLSMSCDYLRALFQSGMHESFAEAIRVPVGWGALDKLLQWFYSGELPRIPPDCRWKNMSAEEQLSHLKPYAELSSLAEFWFLEGVKAASLAAVASCLNSSTGASLEFIGFAANLGQWDLVEAAVGSVAHLYPRLRDSSQLEQLDEDVLNMLRAEYVRYSQHRGGSY
- the LOC120668421 gene encoding BTB/POZ domain-containing protein At1g04390-like isoform X1 — its product is MRPAFSASKPSPSGREKGRRKGAAEQLLADQVLSLRARLHAALGLGLTKSDGHGAKRWQSTDAGIQSHVLKAVAAFVGSLSNEALRLAPVKESISDILLALQGILKTNNVSVLIQAADVSLKFVSSIGNSVCQYPISEMVSSLSCQLSADQLHIAVPCASALTCILNSLVTARASTQAEIWEALEKTNAVASVISALQNYAPDVHPLNYLTEIISLLRSFLWIWPSSRYHAWSNCNLMAKLAQYCLSAETTVAVKILKLYAALALCGNGAMILLKNEELIPKICDLMGKSHPSVTRIEALKLFQVLLRSPRGCNQLMTSHYLPIVQGITNAISEIDEKSLVTEGCRTALLALRYHGNHHRCFWSDSIDEVLYKIIAGSCSSEHQTHQMLCHGELFNKDSKDIVNIDPYVWDILGYLAVHCNNEYLSVRKQKNNFLQALISCACSLATDFVTQKNSSTKFSKEELEPALRAVLMMLLSPSQYIFSEASSKFLKVVLPLGDECMNILLSSIESNVTRNLSGSFDCVKIMNNLMNLACLVIVQSNHSLNKRSVVGVLSTIIKECLHNRLYITRSNIASHLQFCFDGGSCCYLTEEWEGENVILFYGLVVLYNVLRRVSLVCIHCEKNLDGGIVCHDCREYYNEGLIRVLEHALGQNLSPGPKSYIVHILSLFGFCGFPSKFGAKMRSALCDNELVDLELLLADSEPLSVHAAILSVRCPKLLPSEKSLVHDGKTTVEGSRRSLYHVRMSDRVDSNALKKILEYAYTGFVMVDADIVRPVKTLAKYCHLKSLQEVLQREQPRWSSDCPRYDLTAAVEPAEHSFSDIILEAQSNEKMECHHGSCKLSTPHVHSHKIVLSMSCDYLRALFQSGMHESFAEAIRVPVGWGALDKLLQWFYSGELPRIPPDCRWKNMSAEEQLSHLKPYAELSSLAEFWFLEGVKAASLAAVASCLNSSTGASLEFIGFAANLGQWDLVEAAVGSVAHLYPRLRDSSQLEQLDEDVLNMLRAEYVRYSQHRGGSY